The following proteins come from a genomic window of Halorussus halophilus:
- a CDS encoding AI-2E family transporter: MDVRDVFFALLLGALFVLAVLVVRPFLAYILAAGLLAFVLHPAQRRLSPRIGTRPAALALVVLAVLMTTVPIVLLSVSVLPEAAKTAEEVAHRPVLDRAERVLQSVGVPVEFGDADAVSRQLVDLLVGNVSELLTTTVKLVLGLSLLVFVLYYLLVDGQSLIRWVRDVTPLDAEIQEELYTETNQVTWAVLKGHVFVGVVQGVLGGVGFFLVGLPNVLFWTMVMVLFAFVPVVGVGAVWVPGGLYLVATGQVVPGVALLVYGATVVSWVDNYLRAYAVDFQAGLHPAVVLVGVVGGIYFMGALGLFLGPVLLAVFKATVTVVDDYYDL, from the coding sequence ATGGATGTCCGAGACGTATTTTTCGCCCTCCTCCTCGGCGCGTTGTTCGTCCTCGCGGTGCTCGTCGTGCGCCCGTTTCTCGCGTACATCCTCGCGGCTGGATTGTTGGCGTTCGTCCTCCACCCCGCACAGCGGCGACTCTCGCCGAGAATCGGGACGCGCCCAGCGGCGTTGGCGCTCGTCGTTCTAGCGGTGTTGATGACGACAGTGCCGATAGTCCTGCTGTCGGTGAGCGTCCTGCCAGAGGCGGCCAAGACTGCCGAAGAGGTCGCCCATCGCCCGGTTCTCGACAGGGCAGAGCGAGTGTTGCAGTCGGTCGGCGTCCCGGTCGAGTTCGGTGACGCCGACGCTGTCTCGCGCCAACTCGTAGACCTGCTGGTCGGCAACGTCTCGGAGCTACTGACGACCACCGTGAAACTCGTACTCGGACTCTCACTGTTGGTGTTCGTCCTCTACTACCTGCTCGTGGACGGCCAGTCGCTGATTCGCTGGGTGCGTGACGTGACGCCGCTCGACGCCGAGATACAGGAGGAGTTGTACACCGAGACGAACCAGGTGACGTGGGCGGTGCTGAAGGGTCACGTCTTCGTCGGCGTCGTGCAGGGCGTCTTGGGCGGCGTCGGGTTCTTCCTCGTCGGACTTCCCAACGTGCTGTTCTGGACGATGGTGATGGTGCTGTTCGCGTTCGTCCCCGTCGTCGGCGTCGGTGCGGTCTGGGTGCCCGGCGGTCTCTACCTCGTCGCGACCGGACAGGTGGTCCCCGGCGTCGCGCTACTGGTCTACGGCGCGACGGTCGTAAGTTGGGTGGACAATTACCTCCGGGCGTACGCCGTCGATTTTCAGGCAGGACTCCACCCCGCAGTCGTCCTCGTCGGCGTCGTCGGTGGCATCTACTTCATGGGCGCGCTGGGGCTCTTTCTCGGGCCCGTCCTACTGGCCGTGTTCAAGGCGACCGTAACCGTGGTAGACGACTACTACGACCTCTGA
- a CDS encoding class I adenylate-forming enzyme family protein, whose protein sequence is MHVSSFPASVRSGNVARLYAETARTHPDRLAVEMGGRSLTHAEYDAHASRFAGGLRELGLDPGDRLALYAPNSSEYLIGALGALKAGTPFTPMDPKYQPREIRYQLRDSDARAVVTHADLRERLGDALETMNTELQVVTIGADRETDSDAVTGDVSFAEVDSRPLVATRCDEDVAMQPYTSGTTGDPKGVLLTHENLRAQSLMGFEKTNLPAERERFLSVLPLSHISGFVNRTWQPLVRGGSVYLRDPAEWDPESAMADIEEHDITKFGAVTAMYVDIVNHESFGDYDLSSLEEAMEGGTKMPTAVQEQFEDATGVGMYEAYGLTEAAGATHFGFDAMAGPKLGTIGQPHRATSCKVVDDDGNELPPGQTGELLIRGPNVMQGYHDKPDATDEAFTETGYLRTGDVVRCDEDNYYEILDRKSSVIVTGGYNVYPAEVENVLYDHPAVVDAAVVGVPDERRNETVKAFVVPESEIATTEEELRAHCLDQLAAYKHPREIELVKTLPRTTSGKVKKFELNSD, encoded by the coding sequence ATGCACGTCAGTTCATTCCCCGCCTCGGTCCGGTCGGGAAACGTCGCGCGTCTCTACGCAGAAACCGCGAGAACGCATCCCGACCGACTCGCCGTGGAGATGGGTGGCCGTTCGTTGACCCACGCCGAATACGACGCGCACGCAAGTCGTTTCGCTGGAGGACTTCGCGAACTCGGACTCGACCCCGGCGACCGACTCGCACTGTACGCACCGAACAGTTCGGAGTACCTGATTGGAGCACTCGGTGCGCTGAAAGCTGGAACGCCGTTCACGCCGATGGACCCGAAGTACCAACCACGCGAGATACGGTACCAGCTTCGTGACAGCGACGCCCGAGCAGTCGTGACTCACGCGGACCTCCGAGAGCGACTGGGCGACGCGTTGGAGACGATGAATACGGAGTTGCAGGTCGTTACTATTGGAGCAGACCGGGAGACAGATTCGGACGCAGTGACTGGGGACGTCTCGTTCGCGGAAGTGGACAGCAGACCTCTCGTCGCCACCCGGTGCGACGAGGACGTTGCGATGCAACCGTACACCTCCGGGACGACGGGCGACCCGAAGGGCGTCCTGCTGACGCACGAGAACCTCCGCGCACAGTCGCTGATGGGCTTCGAGAAGACCAATCTCCCGGCCGAGAGAGAGCGGTTCCTGTCGGTGCTTCCACTGTCGCACATCTCGGGGTTCGTCAACCGGACGTGGCAACCGCTCGTGCGCGGCGGGTCGGTCTACCTCCGGGACCCCGCCGAGTGGGACCCCGAATCGGCGATGGCCGACATCGAGGAACACGACATCACCAAGTTCGGTGCCGTGACCGCGATGTACGTCGATATCGTCAATCACGAGTCGTTCGGCGACTACGACCTGTCGAGTCTCGAAGAGGCGATGGAAGGTGGCACCAAGATGCCGACTGCAGTCCAAGAGCAGTTCGAAGACGCGACCGGTGTCGGGATGTACGAAGCCTACGGGCTGACCGAAGCGGCCGGGGCGACCCACTTCGGGTTCGACGCGATGGCTGGCCCGAAGTTGGGGACCATCGGCCAACCCCACCGCGCGACGAGTTGCAAAGTCGTAGACGACGACGGGAACGAACTCCCGCCGGGCCAGACGGGAGAACTGCTGATTCGCGGCCCCAACGTGATGCAAGGCTACCACGACAAGCCCGACGCGACTGACGAAGCGTTCACCGAGACCGGCTATCTCCGAACGGGTGACGTAGTGCGTTGCGACGAGGACAACTACTACGAGATACTCGACCGCAAGTCGAGCGTCATCGTGACCGGCGGCTACAACGTCTACCCGGCGGAGGTCGAGAACGTCCTCTACGACCATCCTGCGGTGGTGGACGCCGCGGTAGTCGGGGTGCCAGATGAGCGACGTAACGAGACGGTGAAGGCGTTCGTCGTTCCGGAGTCCGAGATTGCGACCACGGAAGAGGAACTTCGAGCGCACTGTCTGGACCAACTCGCAGCGTACAAGCATCCCAGAGAAATCGAGTTGGTGAAGACGCTCCCCCGGACGACGAGCGGGAAGGTCAAGAAGTTCGAACTGAACTCGGATTGA
- a CDS encoding class I SAM-dependent methyltransferase — MSAAPFPLGGPRPRDSRAYGFDVAYAGTPGWDIGRPQREFVGLETRGELGQRVLDVGCGTGENALYLARRGHDVLGVDFAPRAVRTARTKAYWRDVEAYFLVWDALRLDELGMNFDSAIDSALMHCLDGDERRQYADALHATLKPGGTFFALCAQAPDRAVGEPGWVSRPELYALFDDDWQVNYVRDAVFETRGQPRYRPAYLASVTRR; from the coding sequence ATGAGTGCGGCTCCGTTTCCGCTCGGTGGACCGCGGCCACGCGACTCGCGAGCGTACGGATTCGACGTCGCCTACGCCGGAACGCCTGGCTGGGACATCGGCCGCCCGCAACGAGAGTTCGTCGGCCTCGAAACGCGGGGCGAACTCGGCCAGCGCGTTCTGGACGTGGGCTGTGGCACGGGCGAAAATGCCCTCTATCTCGCCAGACGAGGCCACGACGTACTCGGCGTCGATTTCGCGCCGCGGGCCGTTCGTACGGCGCGCACGAAGGCCTACTGGCGAGACGTCGAGGCGTACTTCCTCGTCTGGGACGCCCTGCGACTGGACGAACTCGGAATGAACTTCGACAGCGCGATAGACTCGGCACTGATGCACTGTCTCGACGGCGACGAACGTCGCCAGTACGCCGACGCACTGCACGCCACACTGAAACCCGGCGGAACTTTCTTCGCACTCTGTGCGCAGGCACCCGATCGGGCCGTGGGCGAACCCGGCTGGGTGTCCCGCCCCGAACTGTACGCGCTGTTCGACGACGACTGGCAGGTGAACTACGTCAGGGACGCCGTCTTCGAGACGCGTGGCCAGCCACGGTATCGCCCGGCGTATCTGGCGTCGGTCACCCGGCGGTAG